TTTGCTGGGCTGCAAATTGTAAGGCACATGGACACGGTCGTCCATCACTGTTCACTCCACACCCTTCAAGCACAGGGAAGGGCTCTCCCAACTCCCTGACGGCTGTAGCAAAAATCAGTAAATCCCCAGGGACATCTCAGAATTACTTTCCTCTTtgaaaaaccccacatttttgttctttaaagccTGGCTTTGCCCTGGCAGCCTGACCCCTGCCTTTGCTTGAGCGCACCCTTAACGCCCAGATgagtgctgggagctgccacTGCTACAGGTCCGTGCTCCCAAGTGGTGGAGATGCCTGAGCGGTGGGCACTTCTTCCCAGCAACGTGGGTGCCCGCTGCAGCCTCCCACTGCCAGCGGTGGACGTCACCCTGTGCCATGCCACCATCCCTCAGGGACCCTGCCTCGCCcccggagaagagaaggttggGGGGCAGGTGGGCACGGCCACCTGGGCCCTGACCCTGGCTGCCTTGAAGCTACGAAGGTATCTGGCACCCTGCGTGGGGTGCAGCCGGGCGGCAGCCTCCCTCGGAAACGGCGGGTGGGCGATGGAGACGGTGAAGCTCCCGGAGAGGCGGTGGGCGAGCAGCGGTGcttaggctggaagggaccacCAGGTCTGGCCCTGGCGGGGCGTCCCGAGTGGGGAGGGCTTGCGGGGCTGCCGTGGGTGCTGCTCCCATCACCGCCTCGCGTCAGCCCCGGGGCTGTGAAGGCTTTGGGCCGCAGTAAAGCCGGTGCTGTAGCAAGACAGGCAGCCTCACAACGGGCGTGAGGAGCCCAGCGCGGCCGGGATGTCCGACTGCCCTCCTAAGGTGCCCTTCAGCAAGTCACCGTCCCTCCAGCGCCTGCTCCGCCTTCGCACAaggagaaaacatatttttcccgGCTCTGCTCAGCCCCTAAGCCCGCGTCCCGCGGTGCCGCCGGCGCCCGGCACCTCGGCGCTGGGAGACCCCTCCCTGGAGCACCCCGGGGGGACGCGGGGCCGCGCTCagcaccccaccccccccactcATCCCCGTTCTTGCGCGTTTTCCAGCCCCGCTCCTCCCATCGCGGCCCCGGCGGCGAACATCCCTGGCCCGGGCGgtccctgccccgccgcccgggTGGGACCAGCCCCCGGCTCGGCGGGGAGGAGCCGGTAGAAGGAAGGGTGGGGGtgctggtttgggggggggggggagggagggatgggggggggggggaccgGCTGGGCGGCGGCTGGCCGGCTGCCCCCGGagggccgcccccgccccgccgccgggatttacccgccgccggggccgcccccgccgcaATCCCTCCGtacggcggcggcggcggcggcccgtTCCCGGAGGCGCTTCCTTCCTgcgccgggcggcggggagggccgCGGCGTCTATAAATcgggcgggagggcggcggcgggatgCCAGAGATTTGCGGCGCCGGCCGGCCCCTCCGCCGCCCGCCATGCGGCGGctcctgctgccgctgctgctggggctgggcatcGCCGGGGAACCGGCGCCCGCAGCCCCCTCGGGAGCCCAGTGCTTGGAGCACGATTGCTTCGGGATCTTCTGGGCGGCGAGATCCTTCGAGGAGGCGAGCGCGGTgtgccggcggggcggcgggcacCTCATGACCGTCCGATCCACCGTCGGGGAAGACGCCATCGCCGTCCTGCTGCAGAACCGCAGCGGGTGGCTGTGGCTGGGGCTGCGGCTCCGcctgccctgcacccagccGGCCCAGCGCCTCCGCGGCTTCCAGTGGGTCACCGGCGACGGCCACACCGATTACTCCAACTGGGCGTCGTCGAGGCAGCAGTGCGGGGAGATTTGCGTGGCCGTGTCGCGGGAGCTGcgctgggaggagcggctctGCAAAGCGCCGGCCGACGGCTTCTTCTGCGAGTACAACTACGAGGGCAGCTGCCCGCGGCTCTCCGCCGACGAGGGGCTGCTCGTCACCTACGCCACCCCCTTCGGGGCCCGCGGTGGGGACTTTCTGGTGTTGCCGCCCCGCAGCACCGCCGTCGTCCCGTCTATGGGGCTGGAGTTGCGCTGCGATGAGGAAAACGGGGGGTTGCGCTGGCGTCGCGCCGCCCCGGGAGCCTGGCCCTGCCGCCTGGCTAACGGGGGATGCGAGGGGGACTGCCGAGAAGAAGGCGGCGAGCCACACTGCTCCTGCCCCGACGGTAAGCTGCTGGATGCCGATGGCCGCAGCTGCAAGTCGCCCTGCGCCGGTGCGCCCTGCCAGCATCACTGCATCGTCACCGGTACCACCTTCTTCTGCATGTGCGAGTTGGGCTACCAGCTGGCCGCTGACGGCAGCAGCTGCGAGGACAACGACGACTGCGCCTTGGTGCCGGCGCTGTGCGAACAGATCTGCGTCAACACCGAGGGCGGCTTCGAGTGCCGATGCCACCACGGCTACGAGATGGTAGAGGGGCATTGCCGGCCCGTCTCCCGCTGCTACGAGGCGCCCTGCGAGCAGCAGTGCGAGGACGTGCCCGGTGGGTACCGTTGCAGCTGCTTCCCCGGCTACACCATCGACTCGCAGGTGCCCAGCCGCTGCCTGCTGCACTGCAACCGTAGCCAGTGCCCGGCCCAGTGCGACCCCCACAGCCAGTCCTGCGAGTGCCCCGAGGGCTTCTTGCTGGATGACGAAGGTGGCGAAGGCAGGAAGGTCTGCGTGGACATTGATGAGTGCGAGATGAACTATTGTGAACACAACTGCACCAACCACCCTGGCAGCTACGAGTGCCACTGCCACAATGGCTACCAGCTCCTCAATCAGAACCACTGCACCAAAATCCTTGAGGAGGACGGGGATGGAGAATACTCGGGGGATTTCAGGCCTGGACCCCAGACACCCATCCCCAGCCGGACCCCACCGAAGGCAGAGCACCTCCACCCTGGCGTGCTGGTGGGCATTGCCGTGGGCGTCCTCTCTgtggccctggccctgctggccCTGGGGTATCACCTGGCAAAGAAGTGCTGCAGAACCCCCACCACCATGGATTACAAGTGCAGCGGCCCCCATGAAAAGGAGATGGGACTTCAGCCAGTCGCCTCGGGGTGTGCCACCTCTGCCCAGAAACTGTAGGGAGACCaggcaggacagagagagggagttGGATAGACCTAGGTAACATTTACTCCCCCCTCCGTCCTCCCcaattttttaatgataaagaGAATTTGGGAAAAGCTGTGATCACCCCCACATCCAAAAATACTCACTGCTTTCCAGCCGGCTCTTGCGATACTCGTGCCAGTGAGTGGGGAAGGTGGAAGGCATGGAGCACCGCACCGTTTCTGCTCCCTTCGCAGGCAGCGGCGGGCGCTcgcctttcctcttccccagccagcagctgggggGGCTTCAAGGAAAACCTGTGCCTGTGTCTCCATCTGGAACTGATGGTTTAAATCCACATCGATGCGGGGCGAGAGCACACGTGCCACGGCCGGCTGAGTCGACACGGACCGTGGAAGGTCGTCTGACCCCAGTTTCCCCTCTCCTCAGCCAGGAAGTGTGCCGCTGGGCTGGACATGATGGTTCTCCCAGGGTGATGAGGAGCTGGGGTGCTCCTGCCTTTGTCTGGGttcggtttggttttttttaaactggtggGTGATGGAAGAAGGAGCGAAGATCTTGTGGTCAGCACTTTGCCTTGCTTCTCTGCCCCCCTCTGCCTCATCGGCAGAAATCTCAGTTTTTGTTCCCCCCCCATCTTTTGCCTCTTACCTCTGGCAGCTGAGCACTTTTCACCCTAAATCACTAGCAACAGTGGGGACCCTGCTGGGCTTCACCGTGTgagggctgagatgcctgattTCTATTCCCTCTTActgttttggggctttttttcgGGGGTGCAGAGGTTAAATGGGGATACTGAGACTGGCAGGGTAATTTTTCCTGTGGTTAGAAAGGTTGTTTGCAGCGCCAGGGAGCCTCGTGCTCCCCACCCAGTTTATTCAGTGACTTTCTGTTCCTGCTGGGTTAAactctttgggtttttttggtggttttttttttaccaaccTTAAACCGAACCCTCCTGtccacagggtttttttccagtttttcctttaGTCTTGCCCAGATCCTGGCCGAGAGCTCAATCTAATCCACGTTGAAGCTCACGGCAAAACTTTCCTGGGGGTCAGGATCCAGCCCGCTGCTTGCTTCCCAGCCATGGGCTTGGGTGGGGGGAGATCTGGGAAActgttttatgcatttttccAGCTCCATCGTTCAGCGGGGAGACAAGGggcagctctgcaaagccagcgtgctgccagggctgggggcgggggtCCTGCTCCGGCAGCTGCAGTGGGGTGAAGCCGGCGGCTGTTGGTGCAGCCACGGGGCAAGCGGCGGAGCGGGTGCTGACAGCTTTATGCCCGTGAAATATCAGCCTGCAGCAGCGCTTAGCCTTCCCGCAGGAAGTTTTGCAAGCCTGGGGTTAGAGCTCGGGAGGgctggaggctgcagaggggctgcagagctCCGGCGGGTTGggtccccctgcatccccccttATGTGATAAGCGAGCTTGCCTTCACGCAGCGTTTCCCCCTCCTGATATGATAGAGCTATGTTGCAGCCtccaaggaaaaggaaaatatatgcGTTGTATGAACTGTAGCTTTCCTACTGTAAATGGTTCAACCCACTGTTTTATACACCCGGCACATTTGTAAATACTTAATTTATTGGAAATATACCCTACGCAATGCACAATCACATGGTGATTTTGTGTGTAGACCAATAAAGCTTTTACAGTCTGGTTTATAGAAAGCTGCTAATGAAAtattctttctccccttccctaaAATGACTGGTTTCCCTTGCTGAGCATCGCCCCGTCTCGCAGCCAGAGCTCCAGAAGTCACAAACCCAGCTGGAACAAAAAAGAGGAGCTGTGGGCTCTTAGCGGAGCATCAGGCTGAAAACATGCCCTGCTGGTTATTTCACCACTGTGATTAAAATAGAAGGAATGAGCCATAAATAATGGAGAACAAGAATAACATTAAAAGGACAAAGTTAAAACCAAATAAGCTGGAAATGGCTAATTTAATGCTACCTCAGTGCAGCCAAGCTGGTACAGCCCCTTCAGCTCAATTTTCTAGGGGGATGTGTTTCAAGTACCACCGGAGTTGATGTTTACCTGTGGCAAAGAGAGCGGGATTTGGTTCTCCTTGTGGAAAATACCATTTTGGTCCTGTGTGCGCTAAAACCCCTTTGCCTGGGAATTTTTTATTCGAGGGAGGGAGGTTTATTGGTGGGACCCaggttttctcctttccccattAGCTGAAGGGGAGTTTGGGGCTCTCTGGCACCTGCCAAGGCTCAGTTTGTCACATCTCAAGCTCTGATCTCAGTTGTTCAGAAACTCCCCCTTTTTTCATGTAAGAGGAACCCGAAGGGGTCAAACTGACCCTGTGCTCTCAATGCCCTGCAGAGCTGATGCAGAAGTCCGGTCCGGTCCTGGCCCCTCGTCCTGCTATAGACGTAGAGGGGCTGATGGGCTTTGGgacttttctctgtctttcgAAGCGTGTTTTGGGAAGGAACGGGAAATCTGTGTTTTATTATTGGGGGGGGGCACCCGCCCTGTGGCTACAGTCACTGTTCACTAATGCATTTTGAAATCCTCATCACCACCAGTCCCAGCGGAGGCCCCTCGGTGCCAAAGGTAACATCAATAATTACTCAGTCGACGTAATTAACTGTATCATGGGCCAGTCTtatggctttttattttgtcgAACTGCACGGCACGAGCGAGGACCGGCGGTGTGGGGCATGGC
This Phalacrocorax aristotelis chromosome 3, bGulAri2.1, whole genome shotgun sequence DNA region includes the following protein-coding sequences:
- the THBD gene encoding thrombomodulin encodes the protein MRRLLLPLLLGLGIAGEPAPAAPSGAQCLEHDCFGIFWAARSFEEASAVCRRGGGHLMTVRSTVGEDAIAVLLQNRSGWLWLGLRLRLPCTQPAQRLRGFQWVTGDGHTDYSNWASSRQQCGEICVAVSRELRWEERLCKAPADGFFCEYNYEGSCPRLSADEGLLVTYATPFGARGGDFLVLPPRSTAVVPSMGLELRCDEENGGLRWRRAAPGAWPCRLANGGCEGDCREEGGEPHCSCPDGKLLDADGRSCKSPCAGAPCQHHCIVTGTTFFCMCELGYQLAADGSSCEDNDDCALVPALCEQICVNTEGGFECRCHHGYEMVEGHCRPVSRCYEAPCEQQCEDVPGGYRCSCFPGYTIDSQVPSRCLLHCNRSQCPAQCDPHSQSCECPEGFLLDDEGGEGRKVCVDIDECEMNYCEHNCTNHPGSYECHCHNGYQLLNQNHCTKILEEDGDGEYSGDFRPGPQTPIPSRTPPKAEHLHPGVLVGIAVGVLSVALALLALGYHLAKKCCRTPTTMDYKCSGPHEKEMGLQPVASGCATSAQKL